The DNA window TGATATTTATGACATGCTCCCATGGTTTTTCAGAAAGAACCATATCAGGAAAAACATACATGAAGATGCTATGAAATTTATGCTTAATTATTCCTGGCCGGGTAATGTCAGGGAATTTCAAAACTGCATTTCCTATCTTTCGATAGTCGAACATGATACAATCCGAGTCGAGGATTTTCCGGAATATATGCTGAGTGAAAAACCGGCGGTCCGGCTTCAGGCTCATTCTGAGATGTCAGTAGAAAGTGAGATACTGACTGAATTATATGGGCTCAGGCTTAAGGGAGAAAAGACAGGGCGAAAAAAACTGGCGGATAATCTGCAGATGAAAGGGATTCCGCTCACCGAGGCGGAAATCCGGGTTTATCTGGAACGGCTGCAAGAGAAGGAGTATGTATCGATTCATAAAGGGCGTGGTGGTACTCAGATTACTCAAAAAGGGATTCATTCCATTATGAAGGGCAGCGGAAAAATATAAATTGGCTTAATTAAAATGGTTTAATTGGTTATATGTCCAATTAAACCATTTTTTTAATAAAGAAGGGCGAAAAAACATCCTGAAATTCCAGCTTGCTCATTCGGATAAGATAATAATTTGACAGTACTGTCTGGAAAATACTTCAAATAAGGGAAGCAATATCAGGCTCGGTATAAAGGAAAAAAGAAAAATTAAGATTAGACATTGCAGAGGCGGCCCGTACAGAGATAAAAATTGGCACAGTATTTGCTTTATATAGAAGTGTAAGCAAAAGGATGCCGATTATGACAGGCTGGTAAAGGGGGGCCAGATCCGGGATGGCAAGGTTCAGGATGTTTTACGGGAGAGGTTGTATAAAAAATACAAATTTAAGGAGGAAGTATGGAGAAACGTAATAAACAAAATCAAAACGCAGTTCAGGACAAAGACATTGGATTTTTATCATTTACGCCGTTGGTTGTTTTTCTTGTAGTGTATATGGGAAGCGGAATTCTTTTTACAATTATGGGAACACCGGATCCGTTTAAGCAGGTTCCAAGAAACTTTGCCTTACTTTTAGGTGTCGTAATCGCCCTGCTGATGGGTAAGAGGAAACTAGGGGATAAGGTAAACCGGTTTGCTGAAGCGGCCGCGAGCCCGGGGATCATGGTCATGACTCTGGTGCTCCTGATGTCCGGGGCATTTTCCTCCACAGCCAAGGCCATGGGTGCCGTGGATGCAACGGCAAGCCTGGGCCTGGCGCTGATTCCCCATCAGTTTCTTGTTGCGGGCCTGTTTTTGATTTCAGCGGTGATATCGACAGCTATGGGAACCTGCATGGGCACCGTAGCAGCTATCGGGCCAATCGCCGTCGGTCTGGCAGAGAGTGCGGGCATTGATATGGCATTTACCCTTTCGGCTGTACTTGGCGGTTCCATGTTTGGTGATAATCTGTCGTTCATTTCCGACACTACCATCGTTGCGACAAGAGGGGCCGGATGTGCGATGAAAGACAAATTCCGGATGAACTTTAAAATTGCTCTTCCGGCGGCAATTGCTACGATGGTGCTTTATGCCGTAATGACAAAGAGTACCGGAAATGTGGATGCATCCTACACATATGAACTGAGTAAAGTCATTCCGTATCTGGCGGTTCTTGTACTTGCAATGGCAGGACTTGATATAATCGTCGTGCTAATGTGCGGGACAATCCTGGCAGGCGTCATTGGAATCATGTCGGGGAGCCTGACCTTAATCACGTTTACACAGGCGATTGCTGCCGGGTCATTCGGAATGTTGGAAACGGCCATGATAGGCATTCTTGTAAAAGGCATTATGGGACTTGTGGAAGATCGGGGAGGAATCAGATGTCTTACCAATCTTGCCAATGCTAAAATTAAAAGCCGTAAGACGGCGCAGTACCTGATGGGATTGATTATTAGCGTCATTGATTTCTTTATCGGAAACAATACGGTCTGTATCCTGATTTGTACCCCGGTCCTGAAACCGATTGCCAGAAAATATAATATCTGTAATAAGCGCTTTGCATCAATTTTAGATGTATTTGCCTGTGTTATACCGGGAATTTCACCAATAGGAACAGCAGTACTTCTGGCAATGAGTTATGGAGGTATTTCTTCTCCTCTGGCAGTGATTAAGACCAATTTTTACTGTATGCTGCTGGCGGTATCCATGCTTGTCACGATCAGTATGAATTTATACAAAATGCCGGAGGAAGAGAGCGGAGATGTCGATTTCTATCCGGAACTTGATGAAGCAGCAGCCTGAAAGTTTGATTCGTGGAACGGTCCCCCGGCGGACTGCAATGACAGGTGCACAGGAGAAAAAGAAGAATGAAAGAATTTACAGAAAAACATCACGCATGGCTGGTGGGCAGGTTTTATGAACGGCTGATGCAGGAGTGTCCCGACAGGGGAGAAGCCATATTTGTTATGAGTACACAACGCTATGCGGAACAGCGTGGTTCGCGAATGGCCCAAAGGGCGGTGAGAGACGGAAAAGGATTGAATTTTACCACATACCGCGAGTATGGGGAATGGAAAAATACCGAGACGGTCAAACGGGAAGGCTGCGCGAATGCGGGAGAGACGACGGCCTGGTCTCCGGATCATATTGAGAAGGTTTATATGTGCCCCTGGGCCGCGCAGTTTAAAGAAATGGGACTAAAGAAATGCGGAACGCTTTACTGCAGGCACGTAGATCAATCGATTGTCAGGGGATTTAATCCATTACTTACATACGAGGTCCCTCAGAGTATGCATGAAAGCGGCTATTGTCTGCAGATATCAAGAGGAGCGGATTTTAGGGAAGGCCAGGTGTTTAACAAACGTACGGAATACCAGAAAACATTTGATTATCATTGCGGACATTGCTATAAGACGTTCCGGGAAATTGTAACAGCTATCCTTGGAGAGCAGGGAGAGCGGATCTCACGAAGCGTATTGGAGGAATTTGGTAGAACATATGGGGAGGAGATGGCGGCCGTTCTTCTTTCATATCAGGATCAGGATTTTAACCTTATCTGAGGAATAATTATGAGCATGGCAAAATGAAAATCTTGCCAAATTAAAGGGGAGAAGAATTATGAATGTAA is part of the [Clostridium] symbiosum genome and encodes:
- a CDS encoding Na+/H+ antiporter NhaC family protein produces the protein MEKRNKQNQNAVQDKDIGFLSFTPLVVFLVVYMGSGILFTIMGTPDPFKQVPRNFALLLGVVIALLMGKRKLGDKVNRFAEAAASPGIMVMTLVLLMSGAFSSTAKAMGAVDATASLGLALIPHQFLVAGLFLISAVISTAMGTCMGTVAAIGPIAVGLAESAGIDMAFTLSAVLGGSMFGDNLSFISDTTIVATRGAGCAMKDKFRMNFKIALPAAIATMVLYAVMTKSTGNVDASYTYELSKVIPYLAVLVLAMAGLDIIVVLMCGTILAGVIGIMSGSLTLITFTQAIAAGSFGMLETAMIGILVKGIMGLVEDRGGIRCLTNLANAKIKSRKTAQYLMGLIISVIDFFIGNNTVCILICTPVLKPIARKYNICNKRFASILDVFACVIPGISPIGTAVLLAMSYGGISSPLAVIKTNFYCMLLAVSMLVTISMNLYKMPEEESGDVDFYPELDEAAA
- a CDS encoding L-2-amino-thiazoline-4-carboxylic acid hydrolase — translated: MKEFTEKHHAWLVGRFYERLMQECPDRGEAIFVMSTQRYAEQRGSRMAQRAVRDGKGLNFTTYREYGEWKNTETVKREGCANAGETTAWSPDHIEKVYMCPWAAQFKEMGLKKCGTLYCRHVDQSIVRGFNPLLTYEVPQSMHESGYCLQISRGADFREGQVFNKRTEYQKTFDYHCGHCYKTFREIVTAILGEQGERISRSVLEEFGRTYGEEMAAVLLSYQDQDFNLI